DNA sequence from the Entomomonas asaccharolytica genome:
AAGTGGTAACGCTCACCCTGTTCGTTAATAATATCGGTTAGATTAAGCTCTGTATTGTTGTATTGGTATTGTACGGTGCTTCCATCTGGATTTGTTTTTTTGCTAATAAGGTGTAGATGCTGTGCGTAATCGTAACGAGTAATACGGCCTTGCTCATCAGTTACTTGGGTTACTTTACCATAGGCATTATAGCGATAGCTTTGGCTAGTACCGTTAGGATAGGTAATTTTACTAACACGACCTACAGGGTCGTATTCGTATTGGGTAGTTTGGTTGCGCTCGTCTTGCCAAATAATTTGTCTACCTAAACTATCGTAACGATAACGGCGTATTCCCCCTTGTGGTAACTCTTCTTCTATTAATTGACCTAATCTATTCCATGTAAATTCGTGGCGGCTTCCATCTGGATAGTGGATAGCTTTGATTTTACCTTCTGGAGTGTAACTATATTTTGTAATATTACCCTGTGGGTCTTCTTGTTCAATAATATTGCCTTGTTCGTTATTTTTATAGAACCATTCAGCTTCACCTTGTTTAATTTTGCGGATAAAGCCCCAACTATAAAAATAAAAGGTTGGCTCTGCTTCTGGTGGGTAAATAGCGGATAGTCTATTATATTCATCATATTCGTAGAAGGTTTCAGCACCTAGTGGGTTTCTTTCTGCAATTAGATTACCATTTTCATCATAATCTTTTAGGGTTTCTCCCCCTGCCGCATCTATTTGTTTAATCAGTTTGGCGTTTTCATCATGGGTATAAACGAGTTGGCTACCATCTTTGCGGGTAACGGTTACGGTGCCGTTATCATCCCAATCATAACGAGCTTCCATTTGGTCAAAGTTAGCCCAGTGACGAATACAGCGGACATTTTTACCTGCTCCCTGCCACTCCCAATAGAAAGCCGCACCACCTGCCATGCAGCGTTCTTGGATAACATTTAGTTGATCATAACTATAATGTTCTGATTCATTAGCGGCATTGGTGGCTTTAATTAGTTGTTGCTGCTCATTATATTGGTAACTAACTAATGGTTGAATGGTTTGCCATGACTCTTCTTCGGTGTTGGCTGCAATTTGTTTTTGATAATCGATACCAGTAATATGCAGACCTTGATAGCGAACTAGTAGACCACGCCCTGCGCCATTATGGATACGTTTAATTTTGCCTGTTAGGTCACGATTAATATAAAGTTTATTGCCATAGTTATCACTAATAGCATCTAGTTGGGCACCTGATTTGGTACGAGTAAAATGGTAGAAGCCTTTTTGCTCACCTGCTTGTACTAAAATATATTCGTTAGGTTTATTGCCTAAATAGATAGCCGCATTGGCTAAGTTATTGCTATAAGCTGGGCATTGTTCAGTAGGTAATGGCAAGCTAGTTTGGCGATTTTCGTGATCTGTCCAAATAACTTGCTGTTGTTTAAACTGTAAATTATGAGAAAGGCTATGGCTCCAACCATAGCCTAGCCCTGTATTAATCTCTGCTGCACTGGTTCTATAAAGACGTGTCCAGTTAAAAGGAATTAAACCTTCTAATGTACCATCAGTTAAAGTTAATAGTTCTTCTCCTGTTACCATTGAAACAGGACAGTTATTAGTACAGGTTTTATTGACACCATCTGCTGGTTTGTTATCTGGTGTTTTAGCCACCTCATTATGATTAGGTGTTGGGTTTTTAGTCTCTACACCTATGGAAGTATTATTATCCGCTTTACTAGCGATAACCGCTGCATTATCTACTTCTTTATTGGCATTGGTACCATCGACTTTGCGAGTAGTAGTATCATCCAATATATCAACTTTATTATTATGTACTGGTTTTACATCCGCACCTTTACCAAATACAGCTGGTTTAACATTATCTGCATGGCCACTTAGTCTTTTATTACTAAAAATATCCATAATACGATTAGCAAGATCTCTTAATAATACTGCTCCCCTACTATTGGATGCTTTAGTAAATACTTTAGAACCAAAACGCACTGCTAGGCCAGCACCGCCTGTTAATACTACCCCTACTAGTAAACCGATAATAAATTCTGTTACTAGTGCTGATTTTACTTCTATTAAGTCTTGTGGGGGGAGTAGTTGAAACCAACTAATAATGGCACACACTAAAATAAACATTAGGCCTTTATCTTGTGCTATTACTAATGCTTGTGCTAACCCATCTTTTATTGAGTTATAGACTTTCTCCCAATCAGTATCTACAAAGAATTTTTTTATTTTTTCAGCATATTTTAGAGGATTAGCAATAATATCAAATACCAATTTAATAGCTTTCCACATATCTTCTAATACGCTGATAATACCTCGCCAGACTGCTTTCATATCTTCTTTCATTTGGCCTACAAGGTCCTTGTCTGTATACTCTTTCCACTTCGTGGCAAAGCTATCATTCCACTGACCTTCTAACCATTTCCTTAGATCAGCTATTACTCCTTTGTAAGAGTTATAGAGAGTCTCTACCTGTTGCTCGGTTACATTAGGATAGAATGTGACTCGATAGTTTTTACCACTTTCACAACCTTTGGCAGTAAATTTACCATCATCATCGGTATGACCTGCAAAGATAGGGGCACCTTTAACATCATTGTAGCCATACACCGCACCCTTAACTGCTTCAGTTAATCGCACAGGCGTACCTTTAATGGGAATAAATCTAGCGGTATCAAAACAATGAATAACAACAATACTGGTTTCTTGTAGTGAACATTTGGTGATTACTTCTACAGAGTCATTATCATCTTTGCCTTGAGTAACAACCTTATCACCCACTTGAAATTTTTGATTGGTGGCTACTGCCCAACCCGTCCAAAAACTATCTGACCATTCTTTATAGCTGGCAATGGAGTTACTAAAATCATTAAATATTTTTTTCTCGTCTGGGTGTTGCACTACCTGTGGAACTGATATAAATCCGAACATTGCCATTTTATACATTCTCCTGCGCTAGATATTCTGTAAATTGCTGTGCTAGTTTTTCTAGGTTATAGTTTTCGGTATCTACAAAGTGTCTAGCTTTTGATTTAATTGTATTTTCTGGGTAACTAAAATAAAGTTGTGGATGATTAGTTTTAATAACCATTAATAAGTTGTTTATTAATGCCGTATTATCTTCCTCAACTAATTTATCCAATAGTTGTTGATCCACTTTCCACCAAGGATATGCCTTAGGCTCAGGAAGCTTATTAGGGATATTTATGTCTACTGTTTGTTGATTAATTAAGTAGTGACTAAATACAGGAATAACCTGACCTGCTTGGTCTTTTAAGTGGGTTAAAATTGGATATATATATCTGCCATCCCAATATCTAAAAAATACATCCATGCTATCTGGCATGAGTACTTTGGTTAAGCTTTTAAAGTGTTTCCTGATGGTCTCTGGATCATAAGGGGATGCAGCTAACCAACCCCAATTTTGACTTTTGGTTTCATCAACCCATTCTAAAAAAGGACTATTTCTTTCTATAGGGGCTATATAGGGCATAGCTTCAAACCAACTTGCGTAGGAGGTTTCTTGCCATAACGCTGTTAGGTTGATTTGTTTAGTTTTTGTAAAGTAAGCGGCAACTGGTTTTGCATCGCTAATGCTTCCCAGCATCACATAGATAGTTAGTTCTTCGGGTACAGTAGCTAACCATTGTTGGGTGGAGATCATATTTTATCTCCCTTCTCTGGATTAAAGCCTGTTA
Encoded proteins:
- a CDS encoding DUF1308 domain-containing protein → MAMFGFISVPQVVQHPDEKKIFNDFSNSIASYKEWSDSFWTGWAVATNQKFQVGDKVVTQGKDDNDSVEVITKCSLQETSIVVIHCFDTARFIPIKGTPVRLTEAVKGAVYGYNDVKGAPIFAGHTDDDGKFTAKGCESGKNYRVTFYPNVTEQQVETLYNSYKGVIADLRKWLEGQWNDSFATKWKEYTDKDLVGQMKEDMKAVWRGIISVLEDMWKAIKLVFDIIANPLKYAEKIKKFFVDTDWEKVYNSIKDGLAQALVIAQDKGLMFILVCAIISWFQLLPPQDLIEVKSALVTEFIIGLLVGVVLTGGAGLAVRFGSKVFTKASNSRGAVLLRDLANRIMDIFSNKRLSGHADNVKPAVFGKGADVKPVHNNKVDILDDTTTRKVDGTNANKEVDNAAVIASKADNNTSIGVETKNPTPNHNEVAKTPDNKPADGVNKTCTNNCPVSMVTGEELLTLTDGTLEGLIPFNWTRLYRTSAAEINTGLGYGWSHSLSHNLQFKQQQVIWTDHENRQTSLPLPTEQCPAYSNNLANAAIYLGNKPNEYILVQAGEQKGFYHFTRTKSGAQLDAISDNYGNKLYINRDLTGKIKRIHNGAGRGLLVRYQGLHITGIDYQKQIAANTEEESWQTIQPLVSYQYNEQQQLIKATNAANESEHYSYDQLNVIQERCMAGGAAFYWEWQGAGKNVRCIRHWANFDQMEARYDWDDNGTVTVTRKDGSQLVYTHDENAKLIKQIDAAGGETLKDYDENGNLIAERNPLGAETFYEYDEYNRLSAIYPPEAEPTFYFYSWGFIRKIKQGEAEWFYKNNEQGNIIEQEDPQGNITKYSYTPEGKIKAIHYPDGSRHEFTWNRLGQLIEEELPQGGIRRYRYDSLGRQIIWQDERNQTTQYEYDPVGRVSKITYPNGTSQSYRYNAYGKVTQVTDEQGRITRYDYAQHLHLISKKTNPDGSTVQYQYNNTELNLTDIINEQGERYHLDYYPSGLISQEIGFDGRKTSYQYDVAGNLIAKTDYDEQGKGYTTTYLRSPQGKLIQKTLPDGKKYEYWYNSLGLLARIDDEQWPLNYEYDITGKLTAEYQGWATIRYQYSPLGILSQCKLPDGNIIDYKYNRGGQLAHIELNNQKLTSHYYSLGKEVERQQGSLTSQYDYDEQGRLKAHFVNHQTKALYQRKYQYNVNGNLSAIEDSRKGIRQYYYDPLDRLIQVRGDISEDLIHDPAGNLLAQERQIQQANIKGNRLLMQGDKHFTYDAFGNLIQERRGQAQKLITNYEYDCQHQLKKATLPDGTVATYQYDVFGRRISKTVIDKTGTKTKTEFIWQGEKLLAESSKNYYQSYLYELGTFKPLALLKGKGKNAEIYYYQLDHLGTPQELTNSNGTIAWSAKYRAYGNLAVIEANEIAQPLRFQGQYHDIETGLYYNRNRYYSPDIGRYITLDPIKLAGGLNSYQYCPNPINWIDPLGLNACPPDSKDSSVTPETKAAVDAGEPELVNIDTGTANAFVSQDSPVRHQLKAQVEGKEMVMTETAKGEFENIVSKVGGPLEQERARNFMDRVTVIPDDPSERSLRLITTKSVGDNDKIIFGTGDKVGATTMTSDAKFVRGASSQGVDFDVIVHDPVPLKGQ
- a CDS encoding DUF4123 domain-containing protein — encoded protein: MISTQQWLATVPEELTIYVMLGSISDAKPVAAYFTKTKQINLTALWQETSYASWFEAMPYIAPIERNSPFLEWVDETKSQNWGWLAASPYDPETIRKHFKSLTKVLMPDSMDVFFRYWDGRYIYPILTHLKDQAGQVIPVFSHYLINQQTVDINIPNKLPEPKAYPWWKVDQQLLDKLVEEDNTALINNLLMVIKTNHPQLYFSYPENTIKSKARHFVDTENYNLEKLAQQFTEYLAQENV